One Notolabrus celidotus isolate fNotCel1 chromosome 16, fNotCel1.pri, whole genome shotgun sequence DNA window includes the following coding sequences:
- the tuft1b gene encoding tuftelin 1b, whose translation MNGDVTRTGESGESNQANNRCRRLRLTLQDQDQSGCTSEQHSSKESSIAVVLPHKQEEDKTPELITPTEDKVEVIKVYLEARPETAESVRMLTDEVSQIQEVRYCLKTLREQMAARQNTNNNKYPANGFRVTVPRNQPVLTNGNTILSDSDPEVEDNLEESVRLREATRRLYAQLKEMETRHQEEREALQTESEEYRNHLAEQSEQLQKAEELSEERGQQVEELQRLLGSMETECSALKDKMAAGEAELLQLRGDGEEGKESEERCEELEKDVAILKEKIHHLDDMLKSQQRKVRHMIEQLQNSRTVIQERDRVISDLQEKVAFLEAENREMHDHMDYFLSGQDPPTLTSSDNRPEVVYSKQLKPTSSTSKVLPFIKVIEIKS comes from the exons ATGAACGGTGACGTGACGCGGACTGGGGAGAGTGGAGAGAGCAATCAGGCTAAC AACCGATGCAGGCGGCTTAGACTCACTCTGCAAGATCAGGACCAGTCAGGCTGCACCTCGGAGcaacacagcagcaaa GAGAGCAGCATAGCAGTAGTGCTGCCACATAAACAAGAGGAGGACAAAACACCTGAACTCATCACCCCCACTGAAGACAAAGTAGAAGTCATAAAG GTTTACCTCGAAGCTCGTccagagacagcagagagtgtCAGGATGCTGACAGACGAGGTGTCACAGATTCAGGAG GTGAGGTACTGTCTGAAGACTCTGAGGGAGCAGATGGCAGCAAGGCAGAACACTAACAACAACAAG TATCCCGCCAATGGCTTCAGAGTCACCGTGCCCAGAAACCAACCAGTCCTCACCAATGGAAACACAATCCTCAGTGACTCAGACCCTGAG GTCGAGGATAATCTGGAGGAGAGTGTGAGGCTCAGAGAGGCGACCAGACGTCTGTACGCCCAGCTGAAGGAGATGGAGACGAGGCaccaggaggagagggaggcacTGCAG ACCGAGTCAGAGGAGTATCGCAATCATCTGGCTGAGCAGTCGGAGCAGCTCCAGAAGGCGGAGGAGCTGTCGGAGGAGAGGggtcagcaggtggaggagctgcagaggctGCTGGGAAGCATGGAGACTGAATGCAGCGCCCTGAAAGACAAGATGGCTGCCGGGGAGGCAGAGCTGCTACAGCTTCGAGGAGATGgcgaggaaggaaaggagagcgAGGAGAG ATGTGAAGAGCTGGAGAAGGATGTGGCCATCCTGAAGGAAAAGATTCATCACCTTGACGACATGTTgaagagtcagcagagaaaagTTCGCCACATGATTGAACAG CTGCAGAATTCACGGACAGTCATCCAAGAGAGAGATCGAGTCATCAGCGACCTGCAGGAGAAGGTGGCTTTCCTAGAGGCTGAG AACAGAGAAATGCATGACCACATGGACTACTTCCTGTCAGGTCAGGACCCTCCAACCCTGACATCCTCAGATAACAGACCAGAGGTTGTTTACAG TAAACAACTCAAACCAACATCATCAACCAGCAAAGTGCTCCCGTTCATCAAAGTCATTGAGATCAAGTCCTGA
- the LOC117828484 gene encoding protein C1orf43 homolog, with amino-acid sequence MADSSPLSGINVVLVMAYGSLVFVLLFIFVKRQIMRFAMRSRRGPHAPIGHNAPKGLREEIDSRLSKVQEIRFEPRLLEEDDDRLKHGSQISCYNYLYRMKALDAIRDSGIPLQEISRCPSAFTGRNFRSWLLELRNSHSLIKSSRSALIDRLLEGYDSARHGTGVFGEAEFLEYQQALCELADVVKAYSSTTSLDQHHQSAAKDLTGSPVRSTPSTIQVTYLPSTGQRSKRPKHFLELKSFKDNYNTLESTL; translated from the exons ATGGCAGATTCATCTCCGTTATCAGGGATTAATGTCGTCCTTGTTATGGCCTATGGGAGTTTG gtgtttgtgctgctgtttaTCTTTGTCAAAAGGCAAATCATGCGTTTTGCTATGAGATCCCGCCGAGGACCCCATGCACCTATTGGTCACAATGCACCTAAG GGTTTGAGGGAAGAGATTGACTCCAGATTGTCAAAGGTCCAGGAGATCCGTTTTGAACCTCGCCTCCTAGAAGAAGATGATGACAGACTGAAGCACGGATCACAAATTA GTTGCTACAACTACCTGTACAGAATGAAAGCTCTGGATGCCATCCGTGACTCAG GTATTCCCCTGCAGGAGATCAGCCGCTGTCCGAGTGCATTTACTGGACGAAACTTCAGGAGCTGGCTGCTGGAGTTGCGCAACTCCCACTCTCTGATCAAGAGCAGCCGCAGCGCGCTCATCGACCGTTTGCTTGAAGGCTATGACAGTGCTCGACATGGGACTGGG gtgtttggggAAGCTGAGTTTCTAGAATACCAGCAGGCTCTCTGTGAACTAGCTGATGT GGTGAAGGCCTATTCCAGCACTACCAGCTTGGACCAGCATCACCAGTCTGCAGCCAAGGACCTGACCGGCTCCCCTGTCCGCAGCACCCCCTCCACCATCCAGGTCACCTACCTGCCCTCCACCGGACAGCGCAGCAAGAGGCCCAAACACTTCCTGGAGCTCAAAAGTTTCAAAGACAATTACAACACACTGGAGAGCACGCTGTAA